From Jeotgalibaca dankookensis, one genomic window encodes:
- a CDS encoding potassium channel family protein, with amino-acid sequence MSKLIGILGLGIFGSTIAKTLAEYGSDVIAIDKSEENVNRIQPFVTKGIIGDFTDMELLRTVGLEDCDAVIIATGTNLEASVLGVLNCKKLGIKKIIAKAKNKNYREVLEEIGTTTVIQPEKESGLRIAKKILRTNIEDIVRLDDQTSVVEFYPPATWVGKSLIELDLRKVYDINIIGMRKSKTGKLLVSFDPNDPVTEELVLVGITESDTFEQIDYLNELK; translated from the coding sequence AAAACGTTAGCAGAATACGGCAGCGATGTCATTGCCATTGATAAAAGCGAAGAAAACGTCAACCGCATCCAGCCTTTTGTAACCAAAGGGATTATCGGTGACTTTACAGATATGGAACTACTGCGAACGGTTGGTTTGGAAGATTGTGATGCTGTTATAATTGCGACCGGGACAAACTTAGAAGCAAGTGTTTTAGGGGTTTTAAACTGCAAAAAATTAGGGATTAAAAAAATTATCGCAAAAGCAAAAAATAAAAATTACCGAGAAGTTTTAGAAGAAATTGGTACGACAACGGTAATTCAACCTGAAAAAGAATCGGGTTTGCGAATTGCCAAAAAGATCTTACGGACAAATATTGAAGACATTGTTCGTTTAGATGATCAAACATCCGTCGTTGAGTTTTATCCACCTGCTACTTGGGTGGGTAAAAGTCTAATTGAACTAGATTTGCGTAAGGTATACGATATTAACATCATTGGTATGCGAAAATCTAAAACAGGTAAATTACTAGTTTCCTTTGATCCTAACGATCCAGTGACAGAAGAACTTGTCTTAGTTGGGATAACAGAATCGGATACGTTTGAACAAATTGATTATTTAAATGAATTAAAATAA